From the Leptolyngbya sp. O-77 genome, one window contains:
- a CDS encoding aromatic ring-hydroxylating oxygenase subunit alpha produces the protein MLVTQEPVLRRFWYPVMPLAQLMDGPQSFTLLGQPLVLWLDRDGKPAALGDRCCHRSAKLSMGTVNNGCVRCPYHGWSFDGAGTCTNVPQLDPGAAIPKTYRVPAFQCAERYGYAWVCLSDEPLLPIPEIPEAEAAEHRLIPQFYEPWQCSGLRVMENSFDNAHFSIVHAESFGVTEQPKPAKSEIVSLELGLKVYATVPVVNPPIQQQLLNIPDTLTVRQVESTWYAPFSRTLKITYPNGLMHLIFTAATPVSDRTSQIVQFCIRNDTEADASAESIIAFDRQVVDEDKRVLESTDYDTPIDIAAEQHIPSDQPGILMRRQLSMLIRSEYPNHKLVPEKQGAAQV, from the coding sequence ATGCTTGTAACCCAAGAACCTGTGTTGCGGCGCTTTTGGTATCCCGTCATGCCGCTTGCCCAACTGATGGACGGGCCGCAATCCTTTACTCTGCTGGGGCAACCGCTGGTGCTGTGGCTAGATCGAGACGGGAAACCTGCGGCCCTGGGCGATCGCTGCTGTCACCGTTCAGCAAAACTGTCGATGGGCACTGTCAACAACGGCTGCGTGCGCTGCCCCTATCACGGCTGGTCGTTTGACGGCGCAGGAACCTGTACCAACGTACCCCAGCTTGATCCTGGCGCGGCGATTCCCAAGACCTATCGCGTCCCGGCGTTTCAATGCGCTGAGCGCTATGGCTATGCCTGGGTCTGCCTGTCGGACGAGCCGCTGCTGCCTATCCCAGAAATCCCTGAAGCCGAGGCGGCCGAACATCGCCTGATTCCGCAATTTTATGAGCCTTGGCAGTGCAGCGGGCTGCGGGTGATGGAAAACTCGTTTGACAATGCCCATTTCAGCATCGTTCACGCAGAATCCTTTGGGGTGACGGAACAGCCCAAGCCCGCCAAGTCGGAGATTGTGTCGCTGGAACTGGGTCTGAAGGTCTATGCGACGGTGCCCGTGGTGAATCCGCCAATCCAGCAGCAGCTTTTGAACATTCCCGACACGCTCACAGTGCGGCAGGTCGAATCAACCTGGTATGCCCCCTTTAGCCGCACGCTGAAAATTACTTATCCCAATGGGCTGATGCACCTGATTTTTACAGCAGCAACCCCCGTGAGCGATCGCACGTCACAAATCGTTCAATTTTGCATTCGCAATGATACTGAAGCCGATGCCAGTGCCGAATCCATCATTGCGTTTGACCGACAGGTGGTAGACGAAGATAAGCGGGTGCTGGAATCGACCGACTATGACACACCAATCGATATTGCGGCCGAACAGCACATTCCTTCCGATCAGCCGGGAATCCTCATGCGCCGCCAGCTTTCTATGTTGATCCGGAGTGAGTATCCCAATCACAAACTGGTTCCTGAAAAGCAGGGTGCAGCTCAAGTTTAG
- a CDS encoding CAP domain-containing protein, with the protein MTIGKRANAQSQDDWAQIEQDIIAEHNKVRQDPASYIPLLEARLASMDAAGNILNGYGPNSILTTHEGQAAVREAIAFLQNQASLPPISLSSSAAQAAKAHALDQAGGAFGHIGSDGSTWQQRLERQGTRFTQSGENIAYGSPTAQEVVLDLIVDDGVSNRGHRTNIFSPRWTHAGAGCGFHRRYQIVCVINYTASSSRLKVVNNSNVNLQSVEIGGVNILNSVLHPGQTQEIALNESQCEANSVRIQLGGGFNPLVWSDVTLCGATVTFNANNSIGLSYDD; encoded by the coding sequence TTGACTATTGGCAAACGAGCCAATGCACAGTCCCAAGATGACTGGGCACAAATCGAGCAGGATATCATTGCTGAACACAACAAAGTTCGACAAGATCCAGCTAGCTACATTCCGCTTTTAGAGGCGCGTTTAGCCAGCATGGATGCAGCAGGCAATATTCTAAACGGCTACGGCCCCAATTCCATACTGACAACCCACGAAGGACAGGCTGCGGTGCGAGAGGCGATCGCCTTTTTGCAAAATCAGGCCTCCCTTCCGCCCATCAGCCTCTCTAGCAGCGCTGCTCAGGCTGCCAAAGCCCATGCCCTTGATCAGGCCGGTGGCGCATTCGGACACATCGGCTCAGACGGTAGCACCTGGCAGCAGCGTCTAGAGCGTCAGGGCACACGGTTTACCCAGAGCGGAGAAAACATTGCCTATGGCTCTCCTACGGCGCAGGAAGTTGTCCTGGATCTAATTGTGGATGATGGCGTTTCCAACCGAGGTCATCGAACCAATATTTTCTCACCCAGATGGACTCATGCTGGTGCTGGCTGCGGCTTCCACCGTCGCTATCAGATTGTCTGCGTGATTAACTACACCGCTTCTTCTAGTCGGTTGAAGGTAGTTAATAACAGCAACGTCAATTTGCAGTCCGTAGAAATTGGCGGAGTTAATATCCTAAACTCTGTGCTGCATCCAGGACAAACTCAGGAGATTGCGCTGAATGAAAGCCAATGTGAAGCCAACAGTGTCAGGATTCAGTTGGGTGGAGGATTTAATCCTCTCGTTTGGTCAGATGTCACGCTCTGTGGCGCAACCGTAACATTTAATGCAAACAACAGCATTGGACTGAGCTACGACGACTGA
- a CDS encoding amidohydrolase, with protein MKTLIRNVLAYQHLALKSVDVLLTDQKIQAVAPAFSLPDDPDQQVITGEDKLLLPGFVNGHTHSSQVWQRGLIPQLPLELWLANVFDSTPRQLEQFYWGAVSTAVDTLLSGGTCLMDHAYLIPGQERETVEALVRGYREVGIRAVIAPLIQDLPFASGFPKGCLLPQSASSRSAAEWLALMETLIDEFHAPDEGIYIGLGPTGFHRCSDELLTGCAELGDRHQLCYHTHLLETRTQYRLAQERYGISAVQHLYNLGCLGPRTSLAHGVWIDEADIPLLASIGATLVHNPVSNLRLGSGVAPILKCLQAGLNVSFGCDGAASNDAQNLLEAIKLGTILHTVSDSDYENWLTPERALHLATVGGAKGVNLGDRTGSLTPGMDADLVLYNLDHPSMLPRTNPLQLLVLGRPTQVVDAVWVQGRLRVAGGQVQTVDTHALYRALRQQPLNSETRRSQHHWVESHYRSIMLNASAGE; from the coding sequence ATGAAAACTCTCATTCGTAATGTCCTTGCTTATCAGCATCTTGCTCTAAAGTCAGTTGACGTTTTACTAACTGATCAGAAAATCCAGGCTGTTGCGCCTGCTTTCAGCCTGCCAGACGATCCGGATCAGCAAGTCATTACAGGTGAGGATAAGTTATTGCTCCCTGGTTTTGTGAATGGACATACCCATTCTTCTCAGGTGTGGCAGCGGGGGCTGATTCCTCAGTTGCCGCTGGAACTGTGGCTGGCAAACGTGTTCGACTCCACGCCACGGCAGTTAGAGCAGTTCTACTGGGGCGCAGTGAGTACGGCGGTGGATACGCTGCTGTCGGGCGGCACTTGCCTGATGGATCATGCGTATCTGATTCCGGGGCAGGAGCGGGAGACGGTAGAGGCGCTGGTACGCGGCTATCGGGAGGTGGGCATTCGCGCCGTGATTGCGCCGCTGATTCAGGATTTGCCGTTTGCGTCGGGCTTTCCAAAGGGCTGCCTGTTGCCGCAGTCTGCTTCGTCCCGGTCTGCGGCGGAGTGGCTGGCGCTGATGGAGACGCTGATTGACGAATTTCACGCTCCCGACGAGGGCATTTACATCGGGCTAGGGCCGACAGGTTTCCATCGCTGCTCGGACGAACTGCTGACGGGTTGTGCTGAACTGGGCGATCGCCATCAGCTTTGTTATCATACTCACCTGCTCGAAACCCGCACACAGTATCGTCTTGCCCAGGAACGCTATGGAATTAGTGCAGTGCAGCATCTCTATAATCTAGGCTGCCTGGGGCCGCGCACGTCTCTAGCTCACGGGGTCTGGATTGACGAGGCCGATATTCCGCTGCTGGCATCCATAGGGGCGACACTGGTGCATAATCCTGTCAGCAATTTGCGCCTGGGGAGCGGTGTGGCTCCCATTCTCAAGTGTTTGCAGGCGGGGCTAAATGTATCCTTTGGCTGCGACGGAGCCGCCAGCAACGATGCCCAAAACCTGCTGGAGGCGATCAAGCTAGGCACGATTTTGCATACCGTTTCCGACAGCGATTACGAGAACTGGCTAACGCCGGAGCGGGCGCTGCACTTGGCGACCGTCGGCGGCGCAAAGGGCGTGAATTTGGGCGATCGCACGGGCAGCCTTACTCCTGGAATGGACGCGGATCTGGTGCTTTACAACCTCGACCATCCTTCGATGCTGCCGCGCACCAACCCGCTCCAGCTTTTGGTATTGGGACGACCGACGCAGGTTGTCGATGCGGTGTGGGTGCAGGGGCGGCTACGGGTGGCAGGGGGCCAGGTGCAAACGGTGGACACCCATGCGCTGTATCGAGCATTGCGACAGCAGCCGCTGAATTCAGAAACCAGGCGATCGCAGCACCACTGGGTCGAATCTCACTATCGCAGCATCATGCTCAACGCTTCTGCAGGGGAATGA
- a CDS encoding energy-coupling factor ABC transporter ATP-binding protein, producing MTQTNLRPTCSDPVCASIPDALTVANLTFAYPGQPCTLQDVSLQIADGERVGIIGHNGCGKTTLFTLMCGVLRPDAGEIFLFGEPVLPGQFHPGVGLLFQSPNDQLFSASVWDDVAFGPQNMGLSPEAVAQRVQEALMLTGTADLAARPPHHLSGGQKQMVAIAGILAMRPRVVLYDEPSASLDLRTRRRLIQFLQRAPQTLLIASHDLELVLEVCDRVILLDEGRIIADGDPRQIMGDQELMEAHGLEKPHSLIPHILPHHD from the coding sequence ATGACCCAAACCAATCTTCGCCCAACCTGCTCTGACCCTGTTTGCGCCTCGATTCCTGACGCGCTGACCGTGGCAAATCTCACCTTTGCCTATCCCGGACAGCCCTGCACACTGCAAGACGTATCGCTGCAAATCGCAGACGGCGAGCGGGTCGGCATCATCGGCCACAACGGCTGCGGCAAGACGACGCTGTTCACCCTGATGTGTGGGGTGCTGCGCCCCGATGCAGGCGAGATTTTCCTGTTTGGAGAACCTGTGCTGCCGGGACAGTTTCATCCAGGCGTGGGACTACTGTTTCAATCGCCTAACGATCAGCTTTTCTCGGCATCGGTGTGGGATGATGTCGCCTTTGGCCCACAGAATATGGGCCTGTCGCCCGAAGCGGTGGCCCAGCGGGTGCAAGAGGCGCTGATGCTGACGGGTACGGCTGACCTCGCAGCGCGACCGCCGCATCACCTGTCGGGCGGGCAAAAGCAGATGGTGGCGATCGCCGGAATTTTGGCCATGCGTCCCCGCGTCGTGTTATACGACGAACCTTCTGCCAGCCTGGATCTCCGCACCCGTCGCCGCCTAATCCAGTTTTTGCAGCGTGCGCCCCAGACCTTGCTGATCGCATCTCATGATCTAGAACTGGTGCTAGAAGTGTGCGATCGCGTCATTTTGCTGGACGAGGGGCGGATCATTGCCGACGGCGACCCGCGCCAGATCATGGGCGATCAGGAACTCATGGAAGCGCATGGCCTCGAAAAACCCCACTCCTTAATCCCCCACATCCTGCCACACCACGACTAG
- the cbiQ gene encoding cobalt ECF transporter T component CbiQ yields MRLVMDEFAHLDSPIHRWEPRCKLLGLVTLMFAFAFVERGWLVPVVLAIALSLYWLSRLPLSFLRSRLRYPGYFLLGVVALLPFCSGQTVLWQLGPVALRQEGLSAMLLIAGRFLAIVTTGFILLGTTPFLTLVATLRSLGLPPVLADMTLLTYRYLFDLAETLATMKLAMRLRGFGQVPSGDRHRKFSIPFLPRRTDLGNLSALAGTLLIRSYEQSERVYKAMRLRGYGYTPRSSAAPVVHKKTPFSTLDLASVMGVAGAVGLAIALLGLGFVPVSSGIPQLTHLLSFR; encoded by the coding sequence ATGAGGCTGGTGATGGATGAGTTTGCCCATCTCGACTCGCCGATCCACCGCTGGGAGCCGCGTTGCAAGCTTCTGGGGCTGGTAACGCTGATGTTTGCCTTTGCATTTGTAGAGCGGGGGTGGCTGGTGCCTGTGGTGCTGGCGATCGCCCTCTCGCTCTACTGGCTGTCTCGGCTGCCCCTCTCGTTTTTGCGATCGCGCCTGCGCTATCCGGGCTATTTTCTGCTGGGCGTAGTGGCGCTGCTGCCGTTCTGTTCGGGGCAGACCGTCCTGTGGCAGCTGGGGCCCGTGGCGCTGCGTCAAGAAGGGCTGTCTGCCATGCTGCTGATTGCGGGGCGATTTTTAGCCATCGTCACAACGGGCTTTATTTTGCTGGGCACAACGCCGTTTCTGACGCTGGTGGCTACGCTGCGATCGCTCGGTCTGCCGCCTGTGCTGGCCGACATGACCCTGCTGACCTATCGCTACCTGTTCGACCTAGCCGAAACCCTGGCTACTATGAAACTGGCCATGCGGCTGCGCGGCTTTGGGCAAGTTCCATCGGGCGATCGCCATCGGAAGTTCTCCATCCCTTTTCTGCCCCGGCGAACCGATCTGGGTAACTTATCTGCTTTGGCAGGAACCTTACTCATCCGCAGCTATGAACAGTCTGAGCGCGTCTACAAAGCCATGCGGCTGCGCGGCTACGGCTATACGCCCCGATCCAGCGCTGCACCTGTAGTACACAAAAAAACGCCGTTTTCTACCCTCGATTTGGCTAGCGTGATGGGGGTGGCGGGTGCAGTTGGTTTGGCGATCGCCCTGCTGGGGCTGGGATTCGTCCCCGTCTCCTCCGGCATTCCTCAACTTACCCATCTCCTATCGTTTCGCTAG
- the cbiM gene encoding cobalt transporter CbiM: protein MHIPDGILPAPVCIGGYALAAPLLGYALRKINRMPDVTEQIPKASLLTAAFFIASSIHIPIPPASVHLVLNGLLGAVLGYFAVPAIAIGLFLQAVMFGHGGLTTLGVNTVMMGFPALIAAWVFRLRHQFGRRLGARLADLLFAFLAGAIGLGLAAIIFFGLILATIPGGLDAQAERVAVYGLVASHVPLAMIEGVFTAMLVGFLQRVKPELLQDPTRSDSSALQPASQPSKKSTGGRAA from the coding sequence ATGCACATACCTGATGGTATCCTCCCCGCGCCCGTCTGCATTGGTGGCTATGCGCTGGCGGCCCCGCTGCTGGGTTATGCGCTGCGGAAAATTAACCGAATGCCAGACGTGACGGAGCAAATCCCCAAGGCATCCCTGCTGACAGCTGCCTTTTTCATTGCGTCGTCCATTCACATTCCGATTCCGCCAGCAAGTGTGCATCTGGTGCTGAACGGGCTGCTGGGCGCGGTGTTGGGCTATTTTGCGGTGCCTGCGATCGCCATTGGGCTATTTCTGCAAGCGGTCATGTTTGGGCACGGCGGCCTGACGACGCTAGGCGTTAACACCGTGATGATGGGCTTTCCGGCACTGATAGCCGCCTGGGTGTTTCGGCTCCGTCATCAGTTTGGGCGGCGGCTGGGGGCGCGGCTGGCAGATCTCCTGTTTGCATTTTTGGCCGGAGCCATTGGGCTGGGGCTGGCGGCAATCATCTTCTTTGGGCTGATTTTGGCGACGATTCCCGGTGGACTGGATGCTCAGGCAGAGCGGGTTGCCGTCTATGGACTCGTTGCGTCGCATGTTCCGCTGGCGATGATTGAAGGCGTGTTTACAGCAATGCTGGTGGGCTTTTTGCAGCGGGTCAAGCCAGAGCTGTTACAAGACCCGACTCGATCTGACTCGTCGGCGTTGCAGCCAGCCAGCCAGCCCTCAAAAAAATCGACGGGCGGGAGGGCTGCATGA
- a CDS encoding carboxypeptidase-like regulatory domain-containing protein, with protein sequence MLRFGLLAIATGFVITHLSTPAHAHGVDITYQETQAIALEARYDGGQPMSGAQVAVFSPADPQTPWLRGTADESGRFLFAPDPSQPGNWEVQVRQAGHGEILVIPVGGGAAAGAGEPASAATSSSETSSSAISPPGLRSGGGLNPIQRFVMAASVIWGCVGTALFFSRRPKAHNAHT encoded by the coding sequence GTGCTGCGATTCGGCTTGCTGGCGATCGCCACCGGGTTTGTGATTACCCACCTCTCTACACCGGCCCACGCCCACGGGGTTGATATTACCTATCAGGAAACGCAGGCGATCGCCCTGGAAGCTCGCTACGACGGTGGACAGCCCATGTCTGGGGCCCAGGTTGCAGTCTTTTCGCCCGCCGATCCGCAAACCCCCTGGCTGCGGGGCACGGCCGATGAATCCGGTCGCTTTCTCTTTGCGCCTGACCCGTCCCAACCTGGCAACTGGGAGGTGCAAGTGCGGCAGGCAGGGCATGGCGAAATTTTGGTGATTCCGGTAGGGGGCGGTGCAGCGGCGGGCGCTGGTGAACCTGCATCCGCTGCCACCAGTTCCTCTGAAACCAGTTCCTCTGCAATCAGTCCCCCGGGATTGCGCTCCGGCGGCGGGCTAAATCCAATTCAAAGATTCGTCATGGCGGCTTCGGTCATCTGGGGTTGCGTAGGAACGGCGCTGTTTTTTTCTCGACGACCCAAGGCTCACAATGCACATACCTGA
- a CDS encoding DUF4382 domain-containing protein, with protein MWKSYLNQSFKSSLRSSVKSAGFALLAVGLLSACSGDDAPQSNAQQGETQAQAQGQGTLQIRANGEDFVRQGFVSKDGWEVSFDHVYVNLADITAYQTDPPFNPEGADPIRAQQQVTLPGEKTVDLAAGDENADPILVGEVAAPAGRYNALSWRMAIAKDGPAKGYALVIVGTGVKDGQTVNFTLNLDREMTFTCGDFVGDERKGILEANSNADLEATFHFDHLFGDGDAPAEDELNMGALGFEPIAALAQNGQARADLKTLNASLSKENRDLLDSILPSLGHVGEGHCRQS; from the coding sequence ATGTGGAAGAGTTATTTAAACCAATCATTCAAATCGTCCCTTAGATCATCGGTCAAAAGTGCTGGGTTTGCGCTGCTGGCAGTTGGACTGCTTTCTGCCTGCTCTGGTGACGATGCGCCTCAAAGTAATGCCCAGCAGGGAGAAACGCAGGCCCAGGCGCAAGGTCAGGGGACTTTGCAGATTCGGGCCAACGGCGAGGATTTTGTGCGTCAGGGGTTTGTGTCTAAGGATGGATGGGAGGTGTCTTTCGACCATGTGTATGTCAATCTAGCGGATATTACCGCTTATCAGACTGATCCGCCGTTTAATCCCGAAGGCGCAGACCCCATCCGGGCGCAGCAGCAGGTGACGCTGCCTGGCGAAAAAACAGTTGACCTAGCGGCAGGCGATGAAAATGCAGACCCGATTCTGGTGGGAGAGGTGGCGGCTCCGGCGGGTCGTTATAATGCGCTGTCATGGCGGATGGCGATCGCCAAGGACGGTCCTGCCAAGGGCTATGCGCTGGTGATCGTGGGAACGGGCGTAAAAGATGGGCAAACGGTGAACTTTACGCTCAACCTGGATCGCGAAATGACGTTTACCTGTGGGGATTTTGTGGGAGACGAACGCAAGGGCATCCTGGAGGCGAACAGCAACGCCGACCTGGAAGCCACGTTCCACTTTGACCACCTGTTTGGGGATGGCGATGCTCCGGCAGAGGATGAACTCAACATGGGAGCGTTGGGTTTCGAGCCGATCGCCGCGCTGGCTCAAAATGGACAGGCCAGAGCCGACTTGAAAACCCTGAACGCGAGTTTGTCTAAGGAAAACCGCGACTTGTTGGACAGCATCTTGCCCTCGCTGGGGCATGTGGGCGAGGGTCACTGTCGCCAGTCTTAA
- a CDS encoding DUF309 domain-containing protein, whose product MLEAAFWDGVEQFNHRQFYECHDTLEAIWMEAMEPDRTFYQGVLQIAVALYHLSNGNGRGATMLLGEGLRRLGRYTPDYGGVDVEQLVHQSAAILEDLQQRGPEQAAELWRSLSTSLDCEAPCLPTIYPVR is encoded by the coding sequence ATGCTTGAAGCAGCATTTTGGGATGGGGTTGAGCAATTTAATCATCGCCAATTCTATGAGTGTCATGACACCCTAGAGGCAATCTGGATGGAAGCAATGGAGCCAGATCGGACGTTTTATCAGGGTGTGCTGCAAATTGCGGTGGCGCTCTATCACCTCAGCAATGGCAACGGGCGTGGGGCAACAATGCTGCTGGGTGAGGGGCTGCGGCGACTGGGGCGCTATACACCAGACTATGGCGGGGTTGATGTGGAGCAGTTGGTTCATCAAAGCGCGGCGATCTTGGAGGACTTGCAGCAGCGCGGGCCAGAACAGGCGGCGGAGCTATGGCGATCGCTCTCCACGTCTCTAGACTGCGAGGCCCCATGCCTGCCTACAATTTATCCCGTGAGATAG
- a CDS encoding LptA/OstA family protein: MDRWVGDRPDAAHRRLPRCHRAGPAPRLASPLRLEADTTEANAVTGVITARGNVRITYPARQIQATAVQAQYFSRERRIVLSGNVYVLQEGNSLRGEVVTYLVDEGRFLALPDRGQQVEAIYIVPDPNPTTGSNPAAPPAFNPKPEFKLPESPE; this comes from the coding sequence GTGGATCGCTGGGTTGGCGATCGCCCTGACGCTGCCCACCGCCGCCTTCCACGCTGCCACCGCGCAGGCCCCGCCCCCCGGCTGGCCAGCCCCCTCCGTCTCGAAGCAGACACTACCGAAGCCAACGCTGTCACTGGGGTCATCACGGCGCGGGGGAATGTCCGCATCACCTACCCCGCCCGACAGATCCAGGCGACCGCTGTGCAGGCACAATACTTCAGCCGCGAGCGCCGCATCGTCCTCAGCGGCAATGTCTACGTCTTGCAAGAGGGCAACAGCCTGCGTGGCGAGGTGGTCACGTACCTAGTGGACGAAGGGCGCTTTCTCGCCCTCCCCGATCGCGGGCAGCAGGTCGAAGCCATCTACATCGTGCCCGACCCCAACCCCACCACGGGCAGCAACCCCGCCGCACCGCCCGCTTTCAATCCCAAACCAGAATTCAAGCTTCCCGAAAGTCCAGAATAA
- the lptB gene encoding LPS export ABC transporter ATP-binding protein yields the protein MKIVLENIHKSYGRRQVVNRVSLSVGQGEVVGLLGPNGAGKTTTFYIATGIERPDQGRVWLDNQEITRLPIQERARMGVGYLAQEPSIFRNLSVRDNILLVFQQTGVPAEEHEARLRGLLKEFRLETVAGTPGNRVSGGERRRTEIARALAAGIHGPQFLLLDEPFAGVDPIAVAEIQEIIATLRDRQIGILITDHNVRETLAITDRAYIMRDGEILASGSTEELYANPLVRQYYLGDSFQP from the coding sequence TTGAAGATTGTCTTAGAGAACATTCATAAATCTTACGGGCGGCGGCAGGTAGTCAATCGCGTCAGCCTTTCAGTTGGGCAAGGCGAAGTGGTGGGGCTGCTGGGGCCAAACGGGGCTGGCAAGACGACCACCTTTTATATTGCAACGGGAATCGAGCGCCCAGACCAAGGCCGCGTCTGGCTAGACAATCAGGAAATTACTCGTTTGCCAATTCAGGAACGCGCCAGGATGGGCGTTGGCTACTTGGCCCAAGAGCCAAGCATTTTCCGCAACCTCAGCGTGCGTGACAACATCCTGCTTGTCTTTCAACAAACAGGTGTGCCCGCTGAAGAGCATGAGGCTCGGCTCCGCGGACTACTCAAGGAATTTCGCCTGGAAACTGTTGCAGGGACACCCGGAAACCGCGTATCTGGCGGAGAGCGCCGCCGCACCGAAATCGCCCGCGCCCTGGCAGCAGGCATCCACGGGCCCCAGTTTCTTTTATTGGACGAACCCTTTGCAGGCGTTGACCCAATCGCCGTTGCCGAAATTCAGGAGATTATTGCCACCCTGCGCGATCGCCAAATTGGTATCCTAATCACCGACCACAACGTCCGCGAAACCCTCGCCATCACCGACCGCGCCTACATCATGCGCGATGGCGAAATCCTCGCCTCCGGCAGCACCGAAGAACTTTACGCCAATCCCCTGGTGCGACAGTATTACCTGGGCGATAGCTTTCAGCCTTGA
- a CDS encoding LptF/LptG family permease, translating into MTTLTRPYQPRQPWWQRLLPIPVMDRYIISELLPTFLFGVGAFTSIGVSVDSLFYLVNQVVEKGLPIAKAIEVLLLKFPEFIVYGLPMATLLSTLMTFGRLSSDSELVALRGCGISTQRLMLPALIFCLLITGLMFAFNESIVPAANLRASTTLRAALNQEQVEYRESNILYQEFQQVQQPDGSRESALARIFYSKEFDGKRMRGLTILDFSREGLNQIVSAESAQWNPQQSAWDFENGTIYVVSPDGSFRNIVRFTEQQLALPRSPLDLAQRSKDYGEMNIAESREYLKIIEPAGNLGKIRELRVRIQQKISLPFVCVVFGLVGATLGSQLRRAGRATGFALSILIIFAYYILYFIFGAIAQAGALPPVLGAWIPNLFGLAAGLLLMVRASR; encoded by the coding sequence ATGACCACCCTCACTCGCCCCTACCAGCCCCGCCAGCCCTGGTGGCAGCGCCTTCTGCCGATTCCGGTGATGGATCGGTACATCATTTCAGAATTGCTGCCAACGTTCCTCTTTGGGGTGGGGGCGTTTACCTCAATTGGGGTATCGGTGGATAGTCTGTTCTATCTAGTGAACCAGGTGGTTGAAAAGGGACTGCCGATTGCCAAAGCCATCGAGGTGCTGCTGCTCAAGTTTCCCGAATTCATTGTGTATGGGCTGCCGATGGCGACGCTGTTGTCTACGCTGATGACCTTTGGGCGACTGTCGAGCGATAGCGAACTGGTAGCGCTGCGAGGCTGCGGCATTAGCACCCAGCGCTTGATGCTGCCTGCGCTGATTTTTTGCCTGCTGATCACGGGGCTGATGTTTGCGTTTAACGAGTCGATTGTGCCTGCGGCAAATTTGCGGGCTTCGACAACGCTGCGGGCGGCGCTGAATCAGGAGCAGGTAGAATATCGAGAGAGCAATATTCTCTATCAGGAGTTTCAACAGGTTCAACAGCCGGATGGCAGCCGCGAAAGCGCCCTAGCGCGAATTTTTTACTCGAAGGAGTTTGACGGCAAACGGATGCGGGGGCTGACGATTCTCGATTTTTCGCGGGAAGGACTCAATCAAATTGTGAGTGCCGAGTCGGCCCAGTGGAATCCGCAGCAAAGCGCCTGGGACTTTGAAAACGGCACAATTTATGTGGTGTCGCCGGATGGCTCGTTTCGGAATATTGTGCGGTTTACCGAGCAGCAGCTCGCCCTGCCGCGATCGCCCCTCGACCTGGCCCAGCGCAGCAAAGACTATGGCGAGATGAACATCGCCGAATCGCGGGAATATTTGAAGATCATCGAGCCAGCGGGCAACCTGGGCAAAATTCGCGAACTGAGGGTGCGAATTCAGCAGAAGATTTCGCTGCCGTTTGTCTGCGTCGTCTTTGGGCTGGTAGGGGCAACGCTGGGGTCACAACTGCGGCGGGCTGGGCGAGCAACTGGGTTCGCCCTTAGTATTCTGATTATTTTTGCGTACTATATCCTGTACTTCATTTTTGGGGCGATCGCCCAGGCTGGGGCCCTGCCCCCTGTGCTGGGGGCCTGGATTCCCAACCTATTTGGACTCGCTGCCGGACTTTTGCTGATGGTTCGGGCATCGCGCTAG